A region from the Chthoniobacterales bacterium genome encodes:
- a CDS encoding DUF192 domain-containing protein, whose product MRRLLLSFLLGSSIALSACHEKAPAASSAFALKTSQLTIGKEKVTAEIADTPETMQTGLMYRRTMPDDHGMIFVFPELRRASFWMHNTNLPLDIAYLDRTGRVREIHAATPLDDTPIPSATADMAYALEMNQGWFQKHGLKPGVSVQGLPPFPAAR is encoded by the coding sequence ATGCGCCGCCTGCTCCTCAGTTTCCTGCTCGGGAGTTCCATCGCACTCAGCGCGTGCCACGAGAAAGCGCCCGCAGCGTCCTCCGCCTTTGCGCTGAAGACGTCCCAGCTCACCATCGGAAAGGAAAAGGTCACCGCTGAGATCGCCGACACCCCGGAAACCATGCAGACCGGCCTCATGTATCGCCGAACGATGCCCGACGATCACGGCATGATCTTCGTTTTCCCCGAATTACGGCGGGCCAGTTTCTGGATGCACAACACAAACCTCCCGCTCGACATCGCCTATCTCGACCGCACGGGCCGGGTCCGCGAAATTCACGCCGCCACACCACTCGACGACACGCCGATCCCCAGCGCCACCGCCGACATGGCCTACGCGCTCGAAATGAACCAGGGTTGGTTCCAAAAGCACGGATTGAAGCCGGGCGTGAGCGTGCAGGGATTGCCTCCGTTTCCAGCGGCGCGCTGA
- a CDS encoding ABC transporter ATP-binding protein, translating to MIRLHEVTKIYGLENADAADRVHALDHITAQIETGEFIAITGESGCGKSTLMHLLGGLDQPTSGEIHVGVTALHTATESDLTRYRRDTLGIVFQFFNLLPTMRVIENVMLPLLLQGQKPATAREQASASLEIVGMADRRQHFPHQLSGGEMQRTAIARALVHRPQLLLADEPTGNLDSRNAAIVLEVLEKIASQRIATMIIVTHSEEVARAASRRIQLRDGKIIP from the coding sequence ATGATACGCCTCCACGAAGTCACGAAAATCTACGGTTTGGAAAACGCCGACGCCGCAGACCGCGTTCATGCACTCGACCACATTACCGCGCAGATCGAGACTGGGGAATTCATTGCCATCACCGGGGAAAGCGGCTGTGGGAAGAGCACCCTGATGCATCTCCTCGGCGGACTCGACCAACCGACATCTGGCGAAATCCACGTCGGCGTCACCGCTTTGCACACGGCGACGGAGAGCGATCTTACCCGCTATCGCCGCGACACGCTGGGGATCGTTTTTCAATTCTTCAACCTCCTGCCGACCATGCGCGTGATCGAAAACGTCATGCTCCCGCTCCTTCTCCAAGGGCAAAAACCGGCCACCGCGCGCGAGCAGGCGTCGGCATCTCTGGAGATCGTCGGCATGGCCGACCGGCGGCAGCATTTTCCGCATCAACTCAGCGGCGGAGAGATGCAGCGGACGGCCATCGCGCGCGCCCTCGTTCACCGGCCCCAGCTCCTCCTTGCCGACGAGCCGACCGGCAATCTCGACTCGCGCAACGCCGCCATCGTCCTCGAAGTGCTGGAGAAAATTGCTTCTCAGCGCATCGCCACCATGATAATCGTCACCCACAGTGAGGAGGTCGCCCGCGCCGCCTCGCGAAGGATCCAGTTGCGGGACGGAAAAATCATCCCATGA
- the polX gene encoding DNA polymerase/3'-5' exonuclease PolX: MPAITRDKLIETLESIALLLELKGENPFKTRAYTNAARTIEVFSGDFLAVARAGELESIDGIGKAIATKLTELVTTGTLPYFEKLRAEFPPTIFELFGIPGLGPKKIKAVWEQLGVSDLMALEEAAKDGRIAALPGFGEKTATNLIAAIDQRKKHSGYFLLGDAAPIAETILEDLKALPDVSQASVAGSYRRRKEVLHDLDLIVAGKNPAEVIWYFTHHAQVETIIAQGPTKASVRFASGLQCDLRVVTNEEYPFALNYFTGSKEHNVIMRSRALDRGWTLNEYRLGPVEARATGRNAEVETPEDIPKIYQESDLYRALGLDYVEPELREGRGEIAAAEAGTLPRLIELENLRGTFHNHTTASDGRSSLSEMADAAMEIGLEYLGIADHSKSSVQAYGLTEEKLLAQVEEIRNLNATYKGFQLLAGTECDILKDGSLDFSDEILSQLDYVVASVHSSFTQSEADMTKRLIRAMENPHVTMLGHLTGRVLLSREAYAVDIPAVIEAAAATGTIIELNASPYRLDMDWRWWQLAREKGVRCAINPDAHHASSLQHLWFGVALARKGWLEKNDVVNCLPLEKIQMELRRKR; the protein is encoded by the coding sequence ATGCCAGCCATCACTCGCGACAAGTTGATCGAGACGCTCGAATCCATCGCCCTTCTCCTCGAACTGAAAGGCGAAAATCCCTTCAAAACTCGCGCTTACACCAACGCGGCCCGCACCATCGAGGTTTTTAGCGGCGATTTTCTGGCCGTGGCCCGCGCGGGCGAGTTGGAGTCGATCGACGGCATCGGCAAGGCCATTGCCACCAAACTCACCGAACTCGTCACCACCGGCACGCTGCCCTATTTCGAGAAATTGCGGGCCGAGTTTCCGCCCACCATCTTTGAACTCTTCGGCATTCCGGGGCTCGGACCGAAAAAAATCAAAGCCGTCTGGGAGCAGCTCGGCGTGAGCGATTTAATGGCATTGGAGGAGGCGGCTAAAGATGGTCGCATCGCCGCGCTGCCCGGTTTCGGAGAGAAAACGGCCACGAATCTCATCGCCGCGATTGACCAGCGAAAGAAGCACTCGGGTTATTTCCTGCTCGGCGACGCTGCGCCCATCGCAGAGACGATTCTGGAGGACCTCAAGGCGCTGCCCGATGTGTCGCAGGCCAGCGTGGCGGGCAGTTACCGGCGGCGAAAGGAGGTTTTGCACGACCTCGACCTCATCGTTGCGGGCAAAAACCCGGCGGAAGTCATCTGGTATTTTACGCATCATGCCCAGGTGGAAACGATCATCGCGCAGGGGCCGACCAAGGCCAGCGTGCGGTTTGCATCCGGGTTGCAGTGCGATCTGCGGGTGGTGACGAACGAGGAATATCCCTTCGCCCTGAACTATTTTACCGGGAGCAAGGAGCATAACGTCATTATGCGGAGTCGTGCGCTGGATCGCGGCTGGACGCTGAATGAATACCGTCTCGGCCCGGTCGAAGCGCGGGCGACGGGGCGCAATGCCGAGGTCGAGACGCCGGAGGACATCCCGAAAATCTACCAGGAGAGCGATCTCTACCGGGCGCTCGGGCTCGATTACGTCGAACCCGAACTGCGCGAGGGACGCGGCGAGATCGCAGCGGCGGAGGCGGGGACATTGCCCCGGTTGATCGAGCTGGAAAACCTGCGCGGGACGTTTCACAACCACACGACGGCAAGCGACGGACGTTCGAGTTTGAGCGAAATGGCCGACGCCGCGATGGAGATCGGGCTGGAGTATTTGGGCATCGCCGACCACTCGAAAAGCTCCGTCCAAGCCTACGGTCTCACGGAGGAAAAACTCCTCGCTCAAGTGGAGGAAATCCGGAATTTGAATGCCACTTACAAAGGATTCCAACTCCTCGCCGGCACCGAGTGCGACATCTTGAAGGACGGCTCGCTGGATTTCTCCGATGAGATTCTCAGCCAGCTCGATTACGTGGTGGCGAGCGTGCATTCGTCGTTTACCCAGAGCGAGGCGGACATGACTAAGCGCCTAATTCGCGCCATGGAAAACCCGCACGTAACCATGCTGGGGCACCTGACCGGGCGCGTCCTTTTAAGTCGGGAGGCCTATGCGGTGGACATCCCTGCGGTGATCGAGGCCGCAGCGGCGACGGGGACGATTATTGAGCTGAATGCGAGCCCGTATCGTCTCGACATGGACTGGCGATGGTGGCAACTGGCGCGGGAAAAAGGGGTGCGCTGCGCGATTAATCCCGACGCGCATCATGCGTCGAGTTTGCAGCATCTCTGGTTTGGCGTGGCGCTGGCCCGCAAAGGCTGGCTGGAAAAAAATGACGTCGTGAACTGCCTGCCGCTGGAGAAGATTCAAATGGAACTCCGGCGCAAACGATAA
- a CDS encoding dTDP-4-dehydrorhamnose 3,5-epimerase family protein — protein sequence MKFTPLPLPGAWLIEAEPICDERGFFSRIICREEFLARELDPNLQQASMSQNKLRGTLRGMHLQVAPHGETKLVRVTAGSIHDVIIDLRLESETYLQHFSVVLTSANPAVLYIPEGFAHGFQTLEDGVEVYYHMNRAFHAPAARGFLWSDPHFGITWPIADPILSPKDAVAPLFDPLLLAAI from the coding sequence ATGAAATTCACGCCACTGCCTTTGCCTGGCGCATGGCTGATCGAGGCCGAGCCGATCTGCGATGAACGTGGATTTTTTTCCAGAATCATTTGTCGGGAAGAGTTTCTGGCACGTGAGTTAGATCCTAATCTGCAACAAGCCAGCATGTCGCAGAACAAACTTCGCGGGACTTTGCGTGGAATGCATCTGCAAGTCGCACCGCATGGCGAGACCAAGTTAGTTCGAGTCACGGCGGGGTCGATTCATGATGTGATTATCGACTTGCGTCTCGAGTCTGAGACTTATCTGCAGCATTTCTCTGTTGTGCTAACATCGGCCAATCCAGCCGTGCTTTACATTCCTGAAGGGTTTGCTCATGGGTTTCAAACCTTGGAAGATGGCGTCGAGGTTTACTATCATATGAACCGCGCCTTCCATGCTCCTGCGGCTCGTGGTTTTCTTTGGAGCGATCCGCATTTCGGAATCACCTGGCCAATTGCTGATCCGATTCTTAGTCCGAAGGATGCCGTCGCTCCCTTGTTTGATCCTCTACTGCTAGCTGCGATATGA
- a CDS encoding cyclic nucleotide-binding domain-containing protein — MSDISDTVAKIRDLTLFQEFSESELEGLASLIDCACYSDGELIVKQDELGDSMYVIVSGTVKVVHRGETKQIELATLSAGNFFGELALVDEGPRSADVLAVGDTRMLAISQATIRALAGVYPSAAFKLLVAVGRVLVTRLRMGNKKYIDSLLA; from the coding sequence ATGAGCGACATTTCAGACACGGTGGCGAAAATTCGCGACCTCACTCTTTTTCAAGAATTCAGCGAATCCGAACTCGAAGGGCTCGCCAGCCTCATCGATTGCGCCTGTTACAGCGACGGTGAGCTCATCGTGAAGCAGGACGAACTGGGCGACTCCATGTATGTCATCGTCTCCGGCACGGTCAAAGTCGTTCATCGCGGCGAAACGAAACAAATCGAGCTCGCCACCCTCAGCGCCGGCAATTTCTTTGGAGAACTCGCCCTCGTCGATGAAGGCCCACGCTCGGCCGACGTTTTGGCCGTGGGCGACACCCGGATGCTCGCCATCTCGCAGGCCACCATTCGCGCCCTGGCCGGCGTCTATCCCAGCGCTGCTTTCAAGCTCCTCGTCGCCGTCGGACGCGTCCTCGTCACCCGCCTGCGCATGGGCAATAAAAAATACATCGACTCCCTCCTCGCCTGA
- the folD gene encoding bifunctional methylenetetrahydrofolate dehydrogenase/methenyltetrahydrofolate cyclohydrolase FolD, with protein sequence MAYHLIDGKAIAATIREQSRARVAGLKAAGITPGLAVVLVGDDPASRAYVRSKDKMCQELGLHSVRHELPADTTQSQLIALVETLNADPAIHGILVQSPPPPQIDEAAVIRTIDPRKDVDGFHPQNVAKLALGDPSGFVPCTPLGCQRLLIESKIETTGAHIVILGRSMIVGKPLALLLMQKGRGGDATVTVAHSRTKNLAAITQSADILIAAIGRPEFVRAEHVREGAVVIDVGINRVDDPTSAKGYKLVGDVAFDEVAPKCAAITPVPGGVGPMTIALLIANTIQAAEQIHGLR encoded by the coding sequence ATGGCCTATCACTTGATCGACGGCAAAGCCATCGCCGCCACCATTCGTGAGCAATCCCGCGCCCGAGTCGCCGGGTTAAAAGCTGCCGGCATCACCCCCGGACTCGCCGTCGTTTTGGTCGGCGACGACCCAGCTTCCCGTGCCTATGTCCGCTCGAAAGACAAGATGTGCCAGGAGCTCGGGCTCCATTCCGTTCGCCACGAATTGCCCGCTGATACCACTCAAAGTCAGCTCATCGCCCTTGTTGAAACCCTCAACGCCGACCCTGCTATCCACGGCATTCTCGTCCAATCGCCCCCGCCGCCGCAGATCGACGAAGCCGCCGTCATCCGCACCATCGACCCGCGCAAAGACGTCGATGGCTTCCACCCGCAGAACGTCGCCAAACTCGCCCTCGGCGACCCCAGCGGATTCGTCCCGTGCACCCCGCTCGGCTGCCAGCGGCTCCTGATTGAGTCCAAAATCGAAACCACCGGAGCCCACATCGTCATCCTCGGCCGCAGCATGATCGTCGGCAAACCCCTCGCGCTTCTCCTCATGCAAAAGGGCCGGGGAGGGGACGCCACCGTCACCGTCGCCCATTCGCGAACGAAAAATCTCGCTGCCATCACCCAGTCGGCGGACATCCTGATCGCCGCCATCGGACGCCCCGAATTCGTCCGAGCCGAGCACGTCCGCGAGGGAGCCGTCGTCATCGATGTCGGCATCAACCGCGTGGACGACCCCACCTCCGCCAAGGGCTACAAGCTCGTCGGCGACGTTGCCTTCGACGAAGTCGCGCCGAAATGTGCCGCCATCACGCCCGTCCCCGGCGGCGTCGGCCCCATGACCATCGCCCTCCTTATCGCCAACACCATCCAGGCCGCCGAGCAGATCCACGGCCTCCGTTAA
- a CDS encoding RluA family pseudouridine synthase, which translates to MRQPGEPIFTNREFHVIEESDDWIVVDKPPHLVVHPTVPNGTFTLWHGLRELLAFELANGGQVSIINRLDRETSGLVLIAKHRAAARSLAMAMQAGSVKKEYLAIVLGHPTWTQITVDAPVLRKGSVETSRIYLKQMVHSTGAAALTDFEVLERFLGPGSIPLSLVRAIPLTGRTHQIRVHAAHLGFPLLGDKIYGADEGCYLDFIETGWTETLAARLLHPRHALHSAFLSLPELGLEWRSPLPADLQKIVDMGTCSHA; encoded by the coding sequence ATGCGTCAACCGGGCGAACCCATTTTCACCAACCGGGAGTTCCATGTCATTGAAGAATCCGACGACTGGATCGTGGTCGATAAACCGCCGCATTTAGTGGTGCATCCGACTGTGCCGAACGGGACATTCACGCTCTGGCATGGGTTGCGAGAGTTGCTGGCCTTCGAACTGGCAAATGGGGGTCAGGTTTCCATTATTAACCGTCTGGATCGCGAAACGAGCGGGCTCGTTCTTATTGCCAAGCACCGCGCTGCCGCCCGGTCTCTGGCCATGGCGATGCAAGCCGGATCAGTGAAAAAGGAATACCTCGCGATCGTCCTCGGCCATCCGACTTGGACTCAAATCACGGTCGATGCGCCTGTTCTGCGAAAAGGCTCGGTGGAAACGTCGCGCATCTATCTCAAGCAAATGGTCCACTCGACGGGTGCTGCCGCCCTGACTGACTTCGAGGTTCTGGAGCGTTTTTTAGGGCCGGGTTCCATTCCTCTCTCGCTCGTCCGCGCCATTCCCCTCACCGGTCGCACCCATCAGATTCGCGTCCACGCCGCGCATCTGGGCTTCCCCTTGCTCGGGGACAAAATCTACGGTGCCGACGAAGGCTGTTATCTGGATTTCATCGAAACGGGCTGGACTGAAACCCTGGCCGCACGCCTTCTGCACCCGCGCCACGCCTTGCACTCCGCCTTTCTGAGTCTGCCCGAACTTGGCCTCGAATGGAGAAGTCCCCTCCCCGCTGACCTGCAAAAGATCGTCGATATGGGCACTTGTTCACACGCTTAA
- a CDS encoding SDR family oxidoreductase, with product MNILVTGTDGYLGSVLAPRLLAAGHQLTCVDTGFYSDGLLYGSEPNIRTLKKDIREISAQDLVGHDAIVHMAELSNDPTGELAPDITYKINHQASLRLATLAKAAGVSRFVYMSSCSVYGVGTGDYVTEKSPVNPQTAYAICKTFVERDVSPLADAAFSPVFLRNATAYGASQRMRFDIVLNNLSGLAHTTKTIAMMSDGTPWRPLVHAQDIAGAIETVLTADAEKIHNEVFNVGDTQHNYQVRDIAEFVAAEYPDCKLTFGSQPSDNRSYRVSFDKIHERFPNYICQWDAAKGVRQLRELFNAIPLTTELFLAHPFTRLKALEKLIKEGRIDGDFFWKTPAA from the coding sequence ATGAACATACTAGTCACAGGAACAGACGGATATCTCGGCTCGGTGCTGGCACCACGATTGTTGGCAGCAGGACATCAACTAACGTGTGTGGACACTGGCTTCTACTCCGATGGCCTACTCTATGGCAGCGAACCTAACATTCGCACTCTCAAGAAAGACATTCGTGAAATCAGCGCGCAAGACTTGGTTGGTCACGATGCGATTGTTCATATGGCCGAGCTATCCAATGATCCGACTGGCGAACTGGCCCCGGATATTACCTACAAGATCAACCACCAAGCTTCCCTTAGGCTAGCCACTCTGGCGAAGGCAGCGGGTGTGAGCCGCTTTGTCTATATGTCGTCGTGCAGTGTTTACGGAGTCGGCACGGGCGACTATGTGACCGAGAAGTCTCCGGTGAATCCGCAGACTGCTTATGCCATCTGCAAAACCTTTGTGGAGCGCGATGTAAGTCCGCTGGCCGACGCCGCTTTCTCTCCAGTCTTCCTGCGCAACGCCACAGCTTATGGAGCTTCGCAAAGAATGCGATTCGACATTGTCCTCAACAATCTTTCCGGTCTGGCGCACACGACCAAGACTATCGCGATGATGAGCGACGGCACACCGTGGCGACCGCTGGTTCATGCGCAAGATATTGCCGGTGCCATCGAGACGGTGCTAACTGCGGATGCGGAGAAGATTCATAATGAAGTCTTCAACGTCGGTGACACACAGCATAACTATCAGGTTCGCGATATTGCGGAATTCGTCGCCGCTGAGTATCCCGACTGCAAACTAACCTTCGGCTCGCAGCCCAGCGACAACCGCAGTTATCGTGTTTCCTTCGACAAAATTCATGAGAGGTTTCCCAACTACATTTGCCAATGGGATGCCGCAAAAGGGGTGCGTCAACTGAGGGAGTTATTCAACGCCATTCCGCTGACAACCGAGTTGTTTCTGGCGCATCCATTTACGCGGCTGAAAGCTTTGGAAAAACTGATCAAGGAAGGCCGTATCGACGGCGACTTCTTTTGGAAGACTCCTGCGGCATGA
- a CDS encoding DUF4910 domain-containing protein, whose translation MHQLASRLYPICRSITGAGVRKTLGILQEHLAIEIKTVPSGTQVFDWIVPDEWNVSEAWLADRQGQRVVDFANHNLHLLQYSQPFSGLVSRTELESHLHTLPDLPTLIPYKTSYYRKAWGFCLSEELKATLLDPEYEVHIATNIAPGVLNYGEFFIPGRTTEEILISTHICHPSLANDNLSGILVALNAALHFASTSNHYSIRFVFVPGTIGAISWLATNQLTSIKHGLVVTGVGAGQEFHYKLTRSEKAEIDRVAELTLRESGHPFHILPFSPYGYDERQYNSPGIALPVGCLMRTPHGTYPEYHTSADNLDFLQPEALAESSDLLIRILTNLSDNRIYRNLSPFCEPQLGKRGFYAADPAENMAFLWVLNQSDCSHSLLDIAYRSGHPFAQIKSAADRLVGAGLLDCVG comes from the coding sequence ATGCACCAACTGGCCTCGCGGCTCTATCCTATTTGCAGAAGCATCACTGGTGCCGGTGTGCGCAAGACGTTGGGGATTTTGCAGGAACATCTAGCCATTGAAATCAAAACCGTGCCTTCGGGGACCCAAGTTTTTGACTGGATCGTGCCAGATGAATGGAATGTAAGTGAAGCCTGGCTGGCAGATCGACAGGGACAGCGTGTTGTTGATTTCGCCAACCACAATCTCCATCTGCTGCAATACAGCCAACCTTTCAGCGGCTTGGTTAGCAGAACGGAGTTAGAGTCGCATCTGCACACGCTTCCGGATCTGCCGACTCTGATTCCTTACAAGACTAGCTATTATCGAAAAGCCTGGGGCTTTTGTCTTTCAGAAGAACTGAAGGCTACATTGTTAGACCCAGAATATGAGGTCCATATTGCGACTAACATTGCTCCCGGAGTGTTGAACTATGGCGAGTTTTTTATTCCGGGTCGCACGACTGAGGAGATTCTCATCTCGACGCACATCTGCCATCCGTCACTGGCGAATGACAACCTCTCTGGCATCCTCGTGGCGCTGAATGCGGCGCTTCATTTTGCCAGCACTTCTAACCATTACTCGATTCGGTTCGTCTTTGTTCCTGGGACCATTGGCGCGATCTCCTGGTTGGCGACTAACCAACTAACTTCGATCAAACACGGTCTCGTCGTCACCGGTGTCGGCGCGGGACAGGAGTTTCATTACAAGCTAACTCGCTCGGAAAAGGCTGAGATCGATCGCGTTGCCGAGCTGACTTTGCGGGAAAGCGGACATCCCTTTCACATCCTGCCGTTCTCTCCCTACGGCTACGACGAACGCCAATATAACTCCCCTGGAATCGCCCTGCCGGTCGGTTGCCTGATGCGCACACCGCACGGCACTTACCCGGAGTATCATACTTCCGCAGACAACCTCGACTTTCTTCAACCAGAAGCTTTGGCGGAGTCCTCGGATCTGTTAATCCGGATTCTCACGAACCTCTCCGACAACCGCATCTATCGAAATCTGTCTCCCTTTTGCGAGCCGCAACTAGGCAAACGCGGGTTCTATGCCGCGGATCCCGCGGAAAACATGGCCTTTCTCTGGGTGCTCAATCAGTCCGACTGCTCCCACTCGTTGCTCGACATCGCCTATCGATCGGGGCACCCGTTTGCCCAGATCAAAAGCGCTGCTGACCGGCTGGTTGGAGCCGGACTCCTCGATTGCGTTGGTTAA
- a CDS encoding glycosyltransferase: MTEPGRLSIAWLQDAPALPFTNADEVEFLKNYHVEYATSPFAADILLSLTSSGLRFKWLRRLLFWKPLLIWTNEPRFDVTFPPNTSTAHQRVMNVYTGDVFWHNLHFLGSYHQNNALDLGVNLKTPPACELDASSLAARKKFCVCIYAWRKPAETGLVSNGLNIDLNERRQTLAIILYRRGLADIVGNGWPNEVSTLEQSGYENGGTTWWNRKLEILRDYRFNVCFENTIWPNYCTEKIWHSIAAGCLPVYWGRGTRIYETFPPNSFVDASEFESDDALISFLEGMTDEEHLARFKLCRQTLLTSCVRRLALPQWNTEIIQKFAHKVLDLAAESLDRQATPITTSPQPVVSTQPLVSVVLLTYNRPHLLRVALESVVSQTYQNLEILVCDNASEQATTDIVRSFTDSRIIHHRHETNIGMTANVQDGFLHSRGKYLTNLHDDDFWAPRFIERMVETLEAHPEAVLAFSDHSIVDGNGVVNESVTRKNSSLYARTRLQEGLYQPFKKMALVDLSVPIAMATVFRKDGVAWNDFADLPSVYDYWLAYLTSRDGAACYYVNEKLTYYRHHGNSESTKERLRVNDAYIAIYKIILDDPRVAELRRYFIPRYADHHRDAAVSLLRSGDRKRARDYLKQGLKIHPSFKMMLTYLGTCFPSILTEHLPKRLRFK; the protein is encoded by the coding sequence ATGACTGAGCCCGGACGACTCTCCATTGCCTGGTTGCAGGACGCGCCCGCACTCCCTTTCACGAATGCAGACGAGGTGGAGTTTCTAAAAAACTACCACGTCGAATACGCCACAAGTCCGTTCGCAGCCGACATTCTCCTCAGTCTGACCAGTAGCGGACTTAGATTCAAATGGCTGCGGCGGCTCCTCTTTTGGAAACCTCTACTCATATGGACCAACGAACCGCGTTTCGACGTCACTTTTCCTCCCAACACATCCACCGCCCACCAGCGGGTAATGAACGTCTATACCGGCGACGTCTTCTGGCACAACCTACATTTCCTCGGCTCCTATCATCAGAACAACGCGCTCGATCTCGGCGTCAATCTAAAAACTCCACCCGCCTGCGAGTTGGATGCGAGCAGTCTCGCTGCCCGGAAAAAATTCTGCGTCTGCATTTATGCATGGCGGAAGCCAGCCGAGACCGGACTGGTTTCCAATGGGCTCAACATCGATCTCAACGAACGGCGGCAGACTCTCGCCATAATTCTCTATCGCCGTGGACTGGCCGACATCGTTGGCAATGGCTGGCCCAACGAAGTTAGTACCCTGGAGCAATCAGGTTATGAAAACGGTGGAACCACCTGGTGGAATCGAAAGCTGGAAATTTTAAGGGACTACCGCTTTAACGTCTGCTTTGAGAACACCATCTGGCCCAATTATTGCACAGAGAAAATCTGGCATTCCATCGCAGCCGGATGCCTTCCGGTCTATTGGGGCAGGGGCACGCGCATCTACGAAACCTTTCCACCAAACAGCTTCGTCGATGCATCGGAGTTTGAGTCCGATGACGCACTGATCTCCTTCCTCGAAGGAATGACAGACGAGGAGCATCTCGCTCGGTTTAAGCTCTGCCGCCAGACGCTCCTAACATCCTGCGTCAGGCGTCTGGCCCTGCCGCAATGGAACACAGAGATCATCCAGAAATTCGCCCACAAAGTCCTGGATCTCGCTGCGGAGAGCCTGGACAGACAGGCGACACCGATCACAACATCGCCCCAACCAGTTGTCAGCACACAGCCGCTTGTCTCGGTTGTTCTGCTAACCTACAACCGTCCGCATCTGTTGCGGGTGGCCTTGGAAAGTGTTGTCAGCCAGACCTATCAAAATCTAGAAATACTAGTTTGCGACAACGCCAGCGAGCAGGCCACCACCGACATCGTGCGCAGCTTCACAGACTCGCGCATCATTCATCACCGCCACGAGACTAACATCGGCATGACCGCCAATGTTCAGGACGGCTTCCTGCATTCTCGTGGGAAGTATCTAACCAACCTGCACGACGACGATTTCTGGGCACCACGCTTCATAGAGAGAATGGTGGAAACCCTCGAAGCTCATCCCGAAGCAGTTCTGGCTTTCAGCGATCATTCCATCGTGGATGGAAACGGCGTTGTTAATGAGAGCGTCACCAGAAAAAACAGCTCCCTGTATGCCCGCACACGGCTGCAGGAAGGTCTCTATCAGCCCTTCAAAAAAATGGCTCTGGTCGATCTTTCCGTACCCATCGCCATGGCGACAGTATTTAGAAAAGATGGCGTGGCCTGGAATGATTTTGCTGATCTTCCCTCCGTCTATGACTACTGGCTCGCTTATCTAACATCACGGGATGGCGCGGCTTGTTACTATGTGAACGAAAAGCTCACCTACTACCGTCATCATGGAAACTCCGAGAGCACCAAGGAGCGGCTGCGCGTGAACGACGCCTACATTGCCATCTACAAGATTATCCTCGATGATCCGCGCGTGGCCGAGCTTCGTCGATACTTCATCCCACGCTACGCCGACCATCATCGCGATGCGGCTGTCTCACTGCTGCGCTCGGGAGATCGGAAGCGGGCTCGCGACTACTTGAAACAAGGCTTGAAGATTCATCCGTCTTTCAAGATGATGCTAACCTATCTCGGGACGTGCTTCCCTAGTATTCTCACGGAGCATCTGCCGAAGCGGCTGAGGTTTAAGTAA